One Bacillus andreraoultii genomic region harbors:
- a CDS encoding glycoside hydrolase family 130 protein, with amino-acid sequence MSEVKIIGEALPNIPWEEKPQDTQFPVWRHSANPIIKRNPTKGIARIFNSAVVPYEGKFIGVFRAETINGRPHLHLGWSDDAINWKIEEERIPFVDEEGNPFQPKYAYDPRLVKVEDVYYIIWCTDFYGASIGLAKTTDFKTFVRLENPFLPFNRNGVLFPKKINGNYLMLSRPSDSGHTPFGDIFVSESPDLVYWGKHRHVMTKGGEGWWHNVKIGGGPAPIETTEGWLLFFHGVTGTCNGLVYSMSAVILDKDEPSKVKYRCKNLVLTPEEWYEERGFVNNVIFPCAALADAETGRIAIYYGAADTYVAMAYTTVDEIVNYVKENHEEVGDDKEIGIM; translated from the coding sequence ATGTCTGAAGTAAAAATTATTGGTGAAGCTTTACCGAATATTCCGTGGGAGGAAAAACCACAGGATACACAATTCCCAGTTTGGCGTCATTCAGCAAACCCGATTATCAAACGCAATCCGACAAAGGGAATTGCTCGAATTTTTAATAGTGCTGTTGTTCCTTATGAAGGAAAATTTATCGGGGTATTCCGTGCAGAAACAATTAACGGTAGACCTCACCTCCATCTTGGTTGGAGTGATGATGCGATTAACTGGAAAATTGAAGAAGAACGTATCCCGTTTGTTGATGAAGAAGGGAACCCATTCCAGCCCAAATATGCATATGATCCTCGTTTAGTGAAAGTAGAGGATGTGTATTATATTATTTGGTGTACGGATTTTTATGGAGCAAGTATTGGATTAGCGAAGACAACTGATTTTAAAACATTTGTACGATTAGAAAATCCATTTTTACCATTTAACCGTAATGGCGTGCTTTTCCCGAAAAAGATAAATGGAAACTACCTCATGTTATCTCGTCCAAGTGATAGTGGTCATACCCCATTTGGTGACATATTTGTCAGTGAAAGTCCTGATTTAGTTTATTGGGGAAAACACCGACATGTTATGACAAAAGGTGGAGAAGGTTGGTGGCACAACGTTAAAATTGGCGGTGGACCGGCACCAATTGAAACGACTGAAGGATGGTTACTATTCTTCCATGGTGTAACGGGAACATGTAATGGTTTGGTATATAGTATGAGTGCGGTGATTCTTGATAAAGATGAACCTTCTAAAGTGAAATATCGTTGTAAAAATCTTGTCTTGACTCCTGAAGAATGGTATGAGGAAAGAGGCTTTGTCAATAATGTCATCTTCCCTTGTGCAGCATTAGCGGATGCAGAAACAGGTCGGATTGCCATTTATTATGGTGCAGCAGATACATATGTTGCAATGGCGTATACAACTGTTGATGAGATCGTTAATTATGTGAAGGAGAATCACGAAGAAGTTGGCGACGATAAGGAAATTGGTATTATGTAA
- a CDS encoding carbohydrate ABC transporter permease: MGQMKYRLASVGKYLSLILGVIVAILPILIVLFASFKTSTEYTSTGVLVPPHDWTNFENYKRAFVEGNMLTGFKNTVFILSISLLGTTLIGAMVAFVLNRFKFIGSKLILNLFLLAALVPGVTTQIATFQIVNGLGLFNTIWAAIILYLGTDIIAVYIFLQFMESIPVSLDESAMLDGASYFTIFRKIILPLLKPAIVTVIIIKGVNVYNDFYTPFLYMPKTDLMTISTSLFKFKGPFGSEWEVICAGIMIAIIPTLIAFLSLQKYIYNGFSNGAVK; encoded by the coding sequence ATGGGCCAAATGAAATATAGACTAGCAAGTGTTGGTAAATATTTGTCCCTAATCCTAGGAGTCATCGTAGCAATATTACCTATTTTGATTGTATTGTTTGCTTCGTTTAAGACAAGCACCGAATATACGTCTACTGGAGTGTTAGTTCCTCCACACGATTGGACAAACTTCGAGAATTATAAGCGTGCCTTTGTTGAAGGAAATATGTTAACTGGTTTCAAAAATACAGTGTTTATTCTTTCTATCTCTTTATTAGGAACTACTTTAATCGGGGCGATGGTTGCCTTCGTATTAAATCGATTTAAATTTATTGGAAGTAAATTAATTTTAAATCTTTTTCTATTAGCGGCTTTAGTGCCTGGCGTTACGACTCAAATCGCTACATTCCAAATTGTTAACGGATTAGGTTTGTTTAATACCATTTGGGCAGCAATCATCTTGTATTTAGGTACAGATATTATTGCCGTCTACATCTTCTTACAATTTATGGAAAGCATACCGGTTTCATTGGATGAGTCAGCTATGCTTGATGGTGCAAGTTATTTTACCATCTTTAGAAAAATTATTCTTCCATTGCTAAAACCGGCGATTGTAACTGTCATTATTATTAAAGGTGTGAATGTATATAACGATTTCTATACGCCATTTCTTTACATGCCGAAAACCGATTTAATGACGATTTCAACATCGTTATTTAAATTTAAAGGTCCATTTGGTTCTGAATGGGAAGTTATTTGTGCTGGGATTATGATTGCGATTATTCCAACATTAATTGCTTTCTTATCATTACAAAAATATATTTATAACGGTTTTTCAAATGGAGCTGTTAAATAA
- a CDS encoding carbohydrate ABC transporter permease, with product MFKLSNMSYSAQRRFLIVSFLIVPLTLLITFTFIPVINMIGYSFTDWNGFSEKNFVGLENYITLFTDPEYFAVFKVSLYYFVGSIVQLTLALYFATILSFKIRAKNFFKGVLFFPYLINGVAIGFIFLFFFKPDGGLDTVLNMIGLGSFDHLWLGDPKIINVSLVGTSVWRYMGNNFIIFLGAISSIPSELYEAAEMDGANRWHQFKYIIFPSIKIIISLNLILAVSGAISAFEIPYIMTGGSNGSETFVIQTVDTAFKYGKIGLGSAMAVVLMLIVVIVTVIQRKFFSEGDA from the coding sequence ATGTTTAAACTATCAAACATGTCTTATAGTGCTCAAAGAAGGTTTTTAATAGTAAGTTTTTTAATTGTTCCACTTACATTATTAATAACTTTTACGTTCATACCAGTTATTAATATGATTGGTTACAGTTTTACAGATTGGAACGGATTTAGTGAAAAGAATTTTGTTGGTTTAGAAAACTATATAACACTATTTACTGATCCAGAATATTTTGCGGTGTTTAAAGTTAGTTTGTATTATTTTGTGGGCTCCATAGTTCAGCTAACCCTCGCCTTGTACTTTGCCACAATTCTAAGCTTTAAAATACGAGCAAAAAATTTCTTTAAAGGTGTACTCTTCTTCCCATATTTGATAAATGGTGTTGCTATTGGATTTATTTTCTTATTCTTTTTCAAACCGGACGGCGGACTTGATACAGTCTTAAACATGATTGGTCTTGGCTCATTTGACCATTTGTGGTTAGGTGATCCAAAAATCATTAACGTATCACTCGTTGGAACTTCTGTTTGGCGGTACATGGGTAATAACTTTATTATCTTTTTAGGTGCGATTTCATCGATACCTAGTGAACTATATGAAGCTGCAGAAATGGATGGTGCGAATAGATGGCACCAATTTAAATATATTATTTTCCCAAGTATAAAGATTATTATTTCATTAAACTTAATCTTAGCTGTTAGTGGGGCTATTAGTGCCTTCGAAATTCCGTATATTATGACAGGTGGTTCAAATGGAAGTGAAACGTTTGTTATTCAAACGGTAGATACGGCGTTTAAGTACGGAAAGATCGGACTTGGTTCTGCGATGGCTGTTGTCTTAATGTTAATTGTTGTGATTGTAACAGTTATTCAAAGGAAGTTCTTCAGTGAGGGGGATGCATGA
- a CDS encoding ABC transporter substrate-binding protein — translation MKKLLLLLASLTLVFTLAACGSGSKDNSSGKSGGDSSASENWKDKDPSEIKGDITVITQRTDIVDTVFKDYAKEFQKKYPNVNVNFEALTDYGGEIMPRMNTKDYGDVLLIPTQIPIADIPRYFEPLGSLEDMQKDYLGVEERAVDGKVYGIPIAMTYTGVIYNKKVFEEAGVEKLPKTREEFLDALQKVKDNTDAIPMYTNYAAGWPLTQWEGAVTTTAGDVDYYNVKLLDDPTPFDKGDVHYNHYKLMFDVANKGLIEKDPLTTDWESSKTMMNQGKIATMVLGSWALEQIQGAGENGDDIAIMPYPTDADKVIFPLGADFNIAVNKNSENKDAAMAWVDWFIHDSGYSVEQAGGISAAKDVPLPDALKEAEEEGALFLTLTPSPEDKQGLADKIDKEAEVGLWLEDRKKEIIEAAIGNRKESYDDIMKKWNEDWKAAYDKIVNK, via the coding sequence ATGAAAAAGCTATTATTATTACTCGCAAGCTTAACGTTAGTATTTACTCTTGCAGCTTGCGGCAGTGGATCAAAAGACAATTCTAGTGGAAAATCTGGTGGAGATTCTTCTGCAAGTGAGAATTGGAAAGATAAAGATCCATCTGAAATTAAAGGCGATATTACGGTTATTACACAAAGAACTGATATTGTAGACACTGTTTTTAAAGATTATGCAAAAGAATTTCAAAAGAAATATCCAAATGTAAATGTTAATTTCGAAGCGTTAACTGATTATGGTGGTGAAATTATGCCACGTATGAATACGAAAGATTATGGTGATGTGTTGTTAATCCCAACACAAATTCCAATTGCTGATATTCCACGTTACTTCGAGCCACTTGGTTCATTAGAAGATATGCAAAAGGATTACTTAGGCGTTGAAGAAAGAGCAGTCGATGGAAAAGTTTACGGTATTCCGATTGCAATGACTTATACGGGTGTTATTTATAATAAAAAAGTATTTGAAGAAGCAGGCGTTGAAAAGTTACCGAAAACACGAGAAGAATTTTTAGATGCATTACAAAAAGTGAAAGATAACACAGATGCAATTCCTATGTATACAAACTATGCAGCTGGCTGGCCATTAACACAATGGGAAGGTGCCGTTACGACAACTGCTGGTGACGTTGATTATTACAACGTAAAATTGTTGGACGACCCTACTCCATTTGATAAAGGTGACGTACATTACAACCATTATAAATTAATGTTCGATGTTGCTAATAAAGGTTTAATTGAAAAAGACCCATTAACAACAGATTGGGAATCTTCTAAGACGATGATGAATCAAGGTAAAATTGCTACGATGGTATTAGGGTCTTGGGCACTTGAACAAATTCAAGGTGCTGGGGAAAACGGTGATGACATTGCAATTATGCCATACCCAACAGATGCAGATAAGGTCATTTTCCCACTTGGTGCGGACTTCAATATTGCTGTTAACAAAAACAGTGAAAATAAAGATGCTGCAATGGCATGGGTGGATTGGTTCATCCATGATTCAGGATATTCTGTAGAACAAGCTGGTGGAATTAGTGCAGCTAAAGATGTTCCACTACCTGATGCATTAAAAGAAGCTGAAGAAGAAGGGGCATTATTCTTAACATTAACTCCATCTCCTGAAGACAAACAAGGTTTAGCAGATAAGATTGATAAAGAAGCAGAAGTAGGTTTATGGTTAGAAGATCGTAAAAAAGAAATCATCGAAGCTGCCATTGGTAATAGAAAAGAAAGTTATGATGATATTATGAAAAAATGGAACGAAGATTGGAAAGCAGCTTACGATAAAATTGTAAATAAATAA
- a CDS encoding GH1 family beta-glucosidase, which yields MAIIEFPKGMKWGAATASYQIEGAVHEDGRGLSIWDTFSHTPGKIINGDNGDVACDSYHRYEEDIDLLKELGVDVYRFSVAWPRIFPNGTGEVSQKGLEYYHRVVDKLIENGIEPMCTLYHWDLPQALQDKGGWANRETISAFVHYAETMFKEFNGKIKYWITLNEPWCISFLSNYIGAHAPGFQDLQLATDISHHLLIAHGKTVKKFIEMEIEGKIGFAPNTTWLEPYSNKQEDIDACHREIGHYVEWFMDPVFKGEYPRFLLDWFEKKGVTLHIQDGDLEEIHQPIDFLGINFYNGYIARYKENEGLFDFEYVEMGYERTDIDWPIFPEGFYKVLTYIHHRYGNVPIYITENGACYNDEPSNGRVRDDKRIKYLQQHLTALSRAIESGVNIKGYCVWSLLDNFEWAEGYSKRFGIIHVDYHTSERTKKDSFYWYKKLIANNWFEM from the coding sequence ATGGCGATTATTGAATTTCCAAAAGGGATGAAGTGGGGGGCTGCAACGGCTTCCTATCAAATTGAAGGAGCTGTTCATGAAGATGGTAGAGGGTTATCTATCTGGGATACTTTTTCTCATACCCCAGGGAAAATAATAAATGGGGATAATGGTGATGTTGCTTGTGATAGTTACCACCGTTATGAAGAAGATATCGATTTATTAAAAGAACTAGGAGTAGATGTTTACCGGTTTTCCGTTGCTTGGCCGAGAATATTTCCAAATGGCACGGGTGAGGTTAGTCAAAAGGGATTAGAATACTATCATCGTGTCGTGGACAAATTAATCGAGAATGGCATCGAGCCGATGTGCACCCTTTATCATTGGGATCTTCCTCAAGCTCTTCAAGATAAAGGTGGATGGGCAAATAGGGAAACAATTAGCGCATTTGTGCATTACGCTGAAACAATGTTCAAAGAATTCAATGGAAAAATTAAGTATTGGATTACGCTAAATGAACCATGGTGTATCTCGTTCTTATCGAATTATATCGGGGCACATGCGCCAGGCTTTCAAGATTTACAACTTGCCACTGATATCTCCCATCATTTATTAATTGCTCACGGAAAAACAGTAAAGAAGTTTATAGAGATGGAAATAGAAGGGAAAATCGGTTTTGCGCCGAACACAACTTGGTTAGAACCATATAGCAATAAACAAGAAGATATTGATGCTTGCCATAGAGAAATTGGACACTATGTAGAATGGTTTATGGATCCGGTTTTTAAAGGGGAATATCCAAGGTTTCTACTAGATTGGTTTGAGAAAAAGGGTGTAACGTTACACATTCAAGATGGTGACTTAGAGGAGATACACCAACCTATTGATTTTCTAGGAATTAATTTTTATAACGGTTATATCGCCCGTTACAAAGAGAATGAAGGATTATTTGATTTTGAATATGTTGAGATGGGTTATGAGCGAACGGATATTGATTGGCCAATTTTTCCAGAAGGTTTCTATAAAGTATTAACGTATATTCATCATCGCTACGGTAATGTCCCAATCTATATAACTGAAAATGGCGCTTGTTATAATGATGAGCCAAGTAACGGGAGAGTTCGTGATGATAAGCGGATTAAATATTTACAACAACATTTAACAGCTCTTTCACGTGCGATTGAATCTGGTGTTAATATTAAAGGATACTGCGTTTGGTCTTTATTAGATAATTTTGAGTGGGCAGAAGGATATAGTAAAAGATTTGGAATTATCCATGTAGACTACCATACGTCGGAGAGAACAAAGAAAGATAGTTTCTATTGGTATAAAAAGCTAATCGCTAATAACTGGTTTGAAATGTAA
- a CDS encoding alpha/beta fold hydrolase produces MHVDMPLEELKTYTGKSPKPKEFDEYWERALQELENQPLDYQLERVQYPSSQVDCYNLYFTGIGHAKIRCMLAKPKHIQKAGPGIVMFHGYGNSSGDWFDKVSYAALGFTVLAMDCRGQGGYSTDPLSVNGTTLRGHIIRGLDDPNPDHLYYRNVFLDTVQTARILMSMEEVDENRVGVYGVSQGGALATVCAALEPRIKEMVAAYPFLSDYQRVWEMDMASSAYEELVYYFRQFDPNHEKHEEIFNRLGYIDIQNLADRIKARVLWVTGLKDTICPPSTQFAAYNKITSNKELLLYHEYGHEYLLGLADKAMERFSKL; encoded by the coding sequence ATGCATGTGGATATGCCGTTAGAAGAATTGAAAACTTATACAGGAAAAAGCCCCAAACCAAAAGAGTTTGATGAGTATTGGGAGCGTGCACTACAAGAACTTGAAAATCAGCCACTAGACTATCAATTGGAACGAGTACAATATCCATCATCACAAGTGGATTGCTATAACTTGTACTTTACTGGTATCGGTCATGCGAAGATTCGTTGTATGTTAGCAAAGCCAAAACATATTCAAAAAGCTGGCCCTGGCATTGTTATGTTTCACGGTTATGGCAATAGTAGTGGAGATTGGTTTGATAAAGTTTCTTATGCAGCGCTTGGGTTTACCGTACTTGCAATGGATTGTCGTGGTCAAGGTGGTTATTCAACAGATCCGTTAAGTGTAAACGGTACCACGCTACGTGGGCATATTATTCGAGGTTTGGATGATCCAAATCCAGATCACTTATATTATCGAAATGTTTTTCTCGATACAGTACAAACGGCAAGGATTCTCATGTCGATGGAAGAAGTTGACGAAAATCGAGTTGGTGTATATGGGGTATCGCAAGGTGGAGCGCTAGCAACTGTTTGTGCTGCTTTGGAACCTAGAATTAAAGAAATGGTTGCTGCTTATCCGTTTCTTTCAGACTATCAACGTGTGTGGGAAATGGACATGGCTAGCTCTGCTTATGAAGAACTTGTCTATTATTTCCGCCAATTTGATCCAAATCATGAAAAACACGAAGAAATTTTTAATCGTTTAGGTTATATTGATATTCAAAACTTAGCGGATCGAATTAAAGCACGTGTACTTTGGGTAACTGGACTAAAAGATACGATCTGTCCACCATCTACACAATTTGCTGCATATAACAAAATTACTTCAAATAAAGAGTTACTTTTATACCATGAATATGGACATGAATATTTGTTAGGTTTGGCGGATAAAGCAATGGAGAGATTCTCAAAGTTATAA
- a CDS encoding methyl-accepting chemotaxis protein, which yields MDVFEKELGDWVSLRSKDAQSTFENSLHIAISSVAFVSIFIITFLLLLQRKIKPLHSLMMISEKMANGDFNVQVKALKSKDEVAQLFQTFRIMIENMKMMIQQIQVASNQLSSSAQELMASSEQSTHTAEQVSYVIQHVSDGAELQTSSLENNLLALNKVNDTIERFTTQTENINDMAGQITIQAKDGVISVNKTVDQMGFINASVSQASEKINELLSKTEKIDNITATISDISEQTNLLALNAAIEAARAGEYGRGFAVVADEVRNLAEQSRNSAKNIENIIKTIQDETSQAFTLMQNVVEVVANGIDISTESKDKFSQIQRSLQSLTPLLKEMANHSKHVLDQVNYITENEQNLVNVAHENEKSSEEVAAASQEQLATMEEVTSSAQTLSAMAEELQDQIAKFHI from the coding sequence ATGGATGTTTTTGAAAAGGAATTAGGTGATTGGGTAAGTTTACGATCCAAAGATGCACAAAGTACGTTTGAAAACTCACTACATATCGCGATTTCTTCCGTTGCTTTTGTATCTATTTTTATTATTACTTTCCTTTTATTACTGCAAAGAAAAATTAAACCACTCCATTCTTTAATGATGATTTCAGAAAAAATGGCTAATGGCGATTTTAACGTTCAAGTAAAAGCATTAAAGTCTAAAGATGAAGTGGCTCAGTTGTTTCAAACCTTTCGTATTATGATTGAAAATATGAAAATGATGATTCAACAAATCCAAGTGGCATCTAATCAGCTATCCAGCTCGGCACAAGAATTAATGGCAAGTTCAGAACAATCTACACATACAGCTGAACAAGTATCGTACGTCATTCAACACGTTTCCGATGGAGCAGAATTACAAACGTCAAGCTTAGAAAATAATTTATTAGCACTTAATAAAGTGAATGACACAATTGAACGATTTACAACTCAAACAGAGAACATTAATGATATGGCAGGGCAAATTACAATCCAAGCAAAAGATGGGGTTATTTCCGTAAACAAAACGGTTGACCAAATGGGATTCATTAATGCGTCCGTATCACAAGCGAGTGAAAAAATTAATGAGCTTCTATCCAAAACAGAAAAGATTGACAATATAACAGCAACCATCAGCGATATTAGTGAACAGACAAATCTACTTGCGTTAAATGCCGCTATAGAAGCTGCAAGAGCTGGAGAATACGGAAGGGGATTTGCTGTTGTCGCAGATGAAGTCCGCAACTTAGCGGAACAATCAAGAAACTCAGCAAAAAACATTGAAAACATCATTAAAACCATTCAAGACGAAACTTCACAAGCATTTACTCTCATGCAAAATGTTGTCGAAGTTGTAGCGAACGGAATTGATATTTCAACAGAGTCGAAGGATAAATTTTCACAAATTCAACGTAGTTTACAATCATTAACTCCACTTTTGAAAGAAATGGCTAACCATTCAAAACACGTGTTAGATCAAGTAAATTATATAACTGAAAACGAACAAAATCTTGTAAACGTCGCTCATGAAAACGAAAAGTCATCTGAAGAAGTTGCTGCAGCTTCACAAGAGCAATTAGCTACGATGGAAGAAGTCACCTCTTCCGCTCAAACACTTTCTGCGATGGCTGAGGAATTACAAGACCAAATCGCAAAATTTCATATTTAA
- a CDS encoding DUF488 domain-containing protein — translation MNQILLQRVYEKCVHPEGLRILIDRLWPRGIKKEDAQLDFWFKEVAPSPDLRKWFGHEPDKFPDFSERYIQELRNDEVKSNKVDEICRLLKDNDIILLFGAKDEVHNHAVVLREEILTRIAK, via the coding sequence ATGAATCAAATTTTATTACAAAGAGTTTATGAAAAGTGTGTACATCCAGAAGGTCTTCGCATCCTCATCGACCGCCTCTGGCCCCGCGGAATTAAGAAGGAAGATGCTCAACTTGACTTTTGGTTTAAGGAAGTTGCTCCAAGTCCGGATTTGAGAAAATGGTTTGGTCACGAGCCTGATAAGTTCCCAGACTTCAGCGAGCGTTATATTCAAGAATTACGAAATGATGAGGTGAAATCGAATAAGGTAGATGAAATATGTCGTCTTCTTAAAGATAATGACATCATCCTTTTATTTGGTGCGAAAGATGAAGTGCATAATCACGCAGTTGTGTTAAGAGAGGAAATTTTAACAAGAATAGCGAAATGA
- a CDS encoding Ig-like domain-containing protein: protein MGSVASLKIDEVKNVVVDMNYGETITLPETVEVIYNNRSTAKVKVTWNENQLNDIQAKGVGTYEIKGTIEGGLTVKATINILPKNYVINPSFEENDQSMWKITYGENTEPHTSFQNKASDAKSGDYSLHFYSEDKVDFQVEQTITNLTPGYYNFNMFIQGGDANNSHMYIYAKVGDKTYTKETSVNGWVNWNNPEIEDILITEGTVTIGAVVKADAGAWGTLDDFNLYYAREYKAKEPTDPNTPPAEEPSESSTPPAKPSDSNKPPVEDSVGKDKSPGVGKANEDGNLPKNNTSTDRTTTNKDNQNAPTDTITDSKNEVNKANNIKKDKLPSTATNYPSIAFIGVLLIVLAILLNSKRKKQ from the coding sequence ATGGGTTCAGTCGCATCGCTGAAAATTGATGAGGTAAAAAATGTTGTGGTTGATATGAATTATGGAGAAACCATTACTTTACCAGAAACGGTAGAAGTTATTTATAATAATCGTAGCACGGCTAAAGTTAAGGTTACTTGGAATGAAAATCAATTAAATGATATTCAGGCAAAAGGTGTTGGAACCTATGAAATTAAGGGGACTATTGAAGGTGGATTAACTGTAAAGGCTACGATTAATATCCTACCAAAAAACTATGTGATTAATCCAAGTTTTGAAGAAAATGATCAATCTATGTGGAAAATTACATATGGAGAGAATACTGAGCCTCATACAAGTTTCCAAAATAAAGCGTCAGATGCAAAATCTGGGGATTATTCCTTACACTTTTATTCAGAGGATAAAGTTGATTTTCAAGTAGAACAAACGATAACAAACTTAACCCCCGGATATTATAACTTTAATATGTTTATTCAAGGTGGAGATGCAAATAATTCCCACATGTATATATATGCTAAAGTAGGGGACAAAACATATACAAAGGAGACATCGGTAAATGGCTGGGTAAATTGGAACAATCCAGAAATAGAAGATATTCTAATAACAGAAGGAACGGTAACTATAGGTGCTGTGGTGAAAGCGGATGCCGGTGCTTGGGGAACTCTTGATGATTTTAATTTATATTATGCACGTGAGTATAAGGCTAAAGAGCCAACAGACCCAAATACACCGCCAGCTGAGGAACCATCCGAATCAAGTACACCGCCAGCTAAACCATCTGATTCAAATAAACCACCAGTTGAAGATTCAGTTGGAAAAGATAAAAGTCCTGGAGTAGGAAAGGCGAATGAGGATGGAAATTTACCGAAGAACAATACAAGTACAGATCGAACTACAACGAATAAAGATAATCAAAATGCACCAACAGATACTATAACAGATAGTAAGAATGAGGTAAATAAAGCCAACAACATCAAGAAAGATAAATTACCGTCTACAGCTACAAACTATCCTAGTATTGCTTTTATAGGTGTTTTACTAATTGTTTTAGCTATACTTTTGAATAGTAAAAGAAAGAAACAATAA